Proteins encoded within one genomic window of Bacteroides sedimenti:
- a CDS encoding valine--tRNA ligase, producing the protein MELASKYNPADVEDKWYQYWLEHKLFKSEPDGREPYTVVIPPPNVTGVLHMGHMLNNTIQDILVRRARMEGKNACWVPGTDHASIATEAKVVNKLASEGIKKTDLSRDEFLKHAWAWTDKHGGIILEQLKKLGASCDWDRTAFTMDDLRSESVIKVFVDLYKKGLIYRGVRMVNWDPKALTALSDEEVIYKEEHSKLFYLRYMVEGEEGKYIIVATTRPETILGDSAVCVNPNDPRYSYLKDKKVIVPLVNRAVPIIMDEYVDIEFGTGCLKVTPAHDVNDYMLGEKFNLQTIDIFNANGTISEAGGMYVGMDRFDVREQIEKDLAAAGLLEKVEAYDNKVGYSERTNVVIEPKLSMQWFLKMTDLSKPALDAVMNDDIKFHPAKFKNTYRHWMENVKDWCISRQLWWGHRIPAYFLPKGGFVVAATEAEALELARTKTGDANLQLSDLRQDEDCLDTWFSSWLWPISLFDGINNPDNKEINYYYPTSDLVTGPDIIFFWVARMIIAGYEYNKEMPFKNVYFTGIVRDKIGRKMSKSLGNSPDPLDLIEKFGADGVRMGMMLAAPAGNDILFDDQLCEQGRNFNNKIWNAFRLVKGWEVDETIAPSEAATLAAEWFQQMMSKAIAEVADLFSKYRLSEALMVVYKLFWDEFSSWYLELIKPAYGAPIDGKTYAVTLKFFDDLLRLLHPFMPFITEELWQCLTERKDGESLMVQPLPSYPAANEGTLASFEVAKEVIAGVRTIRLQKNIAQKNPLELEIIGENPVASWTPSISKMCNLSSLKSVNEKSAGAASFLVGTTEYAVPLGDMIDVAVEIEKLKADLKYQEGFLQSVLKKLSNEKFVNNAPAAVIEMERKKQADAESIIKSLKESIEGFEKK; encoded by the coding sequence ATGGAATTAGCAAGTAAGTATAACCCCGCAGACGTGGAGGATAAATGGTACCAGTACTGGCTGGAACATAAATTATTTAAGTCAGAACCTGATGGACGTGAACCGTATACCGTCGTGATTCCTCCTCCAAATGTGACGGGTGTGCTGCATATGGGACACATGCTTAACAATACCATTCAGGATATTCTGGTACGTCGTGCCCGTATGGAAGGAAAGAATGCTTGCTGGGTACCTGGAACAGACCATGCTTCTATTGCCACCGAAGCAAAAGTGGTGAATAAGCTGGCTTCAGAAGGAATAAAAAAGACTGATTTGTCTCGCGATGAATTCCTGAAACATGCCTGGGCATGGACAGATAAGCATGGTGGTATCATCCTTGAACAGCTTAAAAAACTGGGGGCTTCCTGCGATTGGGATCGTACTGCATTTACCATGGACGATCTGCGCTCGGAAAGTGTAATCAAGGTTTTTGTCGATTTATATAAAAAAGGGCTGATTTACCGCGGAGTACGTATGGTAAACTGGGACCCGAAGGCATTGACCGCTTTGTCTGACGAGGAAGTTATCTACAAAGAAGAGCATAGCAAGCTGTTTTATCTGCGCTATATGGTCGAAGGCGAAGAGGGTAAATACATCATTGTGGCCACAACTCGTCCTGAAACCATCTTGGGCGATAGTGCCGTTTGTGTAAACCCCAACGACCCTCGTTACAGCTACCTGAAGGACAAGAAGGTAATTGTTCCGTTGGTGAACCGCGCTGTGCCGATCATTATGGATGAATATGTAGACATCGAGTTTGGTACAGGTTGCCTCAAGGTAACTCCGGCTCACGATGTGAACGACTATATGCTGGGTGAGAAATTCAATCTCCAAACCATCGATATTTTCAATGCTAACGGAACCATCAGCGAAGCCGGAGGCATGTACGTAGGCATGGATCGCTTTGATGTACGTGAGCAGATTGAAAAAGACCTCGCTGCTGCCGGATTGTTGGAGAAAGTGGAAGCTTATGATAACAAGGTGGGATACTCAGAACGTACCAATGTGGTTATCGAACCAAAACTTTCCATGCAATGGTTCCTGAAGATGACCGATCTGTCTAAACCGGCTTTAGATGCGGTGATGAACGATGATATCAAGTTTCACCCGGCAAAATTCAAGAATACATACCGTCACTGGATGGAGAATGTGAAGGACTGGTGTATTTCCCGTCAGTTGTGGTGGGGACACCGTATTCCGGCTTACTTCCTTCCGAAAGGTGGATTCGTGGTTGCTGCCACCGAAGCGGAAGCATTGGAACTGGCACGCACAAAAACCGGCGACGCCAACCTGCAACTGTCCGATCTTCGTCAGGACGAAGATTGCCTCGATACTTGGTTCTCTTCCTGGTTGTGGCCAATTTCACTGTTCGATGGTATCAATAACCCGGACAACAAAGAAATAAATTACTATTACCCCACCAGCGACCTTGTAACTGGTCCGGATATCATCTTCTTCTGGGTAGCCCGTATGATTATTGCCGGTTACGAATATAACAAGGAGATGCCGTTTAAGAATGTATATTTTACCGGTATTGTTCGCGACAAGATTGGACGTAAGATGTCCAAGTCGTTGGGTAACTCACCCGATCCGCTCGATCTGATTGAAAAGTTCGGTGCTGATGGTGTTCGTATGGGAATGATGTTGGCAGCTCCAGCCGGAAACGATATCTTGTTCGACGATCAGTTGTGCGAACAAGGCCGTAACTTCAATAATAAAATCTGGAATGCATTCCGCCTGGTAAAAGGGTGGGAGGTTGACGAAACAATAGCACCTTCCGAAGCTGCAACATTGGCTGCCGAATGGTTCCAGCAGATGATGAGCAAGGCAATTGCCGAGGTGGCAGACCTCTTCTCTAAATATCGTTTGTCCGAAGCCCTGATGGTGGTGTATAAACTCTTCTGGGACGAGTTCTCTTCTTGGTATCTTGAGTTGATTAAGCCTGCTTACGGAGCTCCGATTGATGGCAAGACCTATGCGGTAACCCTGAAGTTTTTCGACGATTTGCTCAGACTGCTTCACCCATTCATGCCATTTATTACCGAAGAGTTGTGGCAATGCCTCACCGAACGTAAGGATGGCGAAAGCCTCATGGTTCAGCCCCTTCCTTCATATCCTGCTGCCAATGAAGGTACACTTGCTTCATTCGAAGTAGCAAAAGAGGTGATCGCAGGAGTTCGTACCATTCGTCTGCAGAAGAACATTGCACAGAAGAACCCTCTAGAGCTGGAAATTATCGGAGAAAACCCGGTTGCAAGCTGGACTCCTTCCATCTCAAAGATGTGCAACCTCTCTTCTCTGAAGTCTGTCAACGAGAAATCGGCTGGTGCCGCTTCGTTCCTCGTTGGAACAACCGAGTACGCGGTTCCTCTTGGCGACATGATTGATGTGGCTGTCGAGATTGAAAAGCTGAAAGCCGATCTGAAGTATCAGGAAGGTTTCCTTCAGTCAGTACTTAAGAAACTGAGCAACGAGAAGTTTGTGAACAACGCTCCTGCCGCGGTTATCGAGATGGAACGTAAGAAACAGGCCGATGCCGAGAGTATCATTAAATCTCTCAAGGAAAGCATCGAAGGATTCGAAAAGAAATAA